The window CCCGAACCGACCTCTTCAGAGATTAATGATGGTGAGTCAGTGGGAACCAACCAACAAGATCAGTTTTTAGGAGCATTTTAAGAGCAATTATTCATCTTTACATGATGTAACGGTACAGTTCTTGCAGAAGTCAACACGTCAACTGAGAAAGTGGAGGAACATACAGATGTGGAGAACCAGAATCCAGAGGAGGAGAGTAAAGCTGGGGCTGCTGCTCCCTCTGAGGGGGGCTCTCCAGATGTCCCAAAGGACTCAACAGCCACCAGTAGTCCCAACACAGATTCACCTGTCCTTGTCAGTGTGGATGTAAGTGCAGATAGTAGTTTCTCCGTGTcatactgtttgtgtttataatcTCCATGATGTGCAATACATATCAAATTCTAATATCTCagttgtgattttatttgttaaggAGATGGGATCAGGGAACACGAGCCAAAAGTCTGACGAGGACGACTTCGTCAAGGTGGACGACCTGCCGCTGCAGCTTACAGTCATGTGCGAGGtgtgtagaaaataaaataaatgaataaatcctCCTCATCCGCTGCAAATATTGATTTTGATCGAGAAGTTTGAGCTGcgtgaaggaaaagaaaaggaaaaagatctGTATCTAACAATAGACTGTGGTGTTTTTTAACATTAGGAGGAGCTCCAGAAGAGGAtagtggaggagcagcagaataATAACCTCTCTGTGGAGATCCTTAATGGGAACACTGAATTGGTGACTGGGCTGGTGGGAAACGCTCAGGCGCTGAAGGAACCAGGTACGAACGACAATCTGTTCTGTTAAGATTACAGCTGTGTGGCTGTCAAACGGTTAACATGAttggtcttttctttttcagaaacCGACGGCGCTGAGAACATATAAAGGAGGATGCGGAGGTGTCTCACACTACTGGTTTAGTAATATTTACTCGCTCAGTTTGTTTTAGGTTTATAATCGCTGATTCCTGTTCAGTTGACTTATCGGATCAAAGTTACACGATGGTCacagattagctgtggcagccagaCAAGCTGCAGATAAAACTCCTACATGCTGTCAACATTTAAAGttcctttttattcattaatGTTAATGTGATTCCCTGATTCCGGGCTGTTATCTCCTGCTGCTGATCAACAGATaagcctttgtttaaaatattcagagaaCTAAATCCATTGTTTTAATCCGCCTTTGTCTTCTTAGTTGTAGGATTAGTTtgtgatttactttttttttttgtttgttttctttaaatgttttgtttgtctttgcctGGCCTTACTGTTGTTTATCCTTTCtgcatttgatttaaaattataAAGAGATTACAGAAAGATGAACGTTCACCCAGGAGGACAGAAGAGCTGCTTTTCTGGGAAATCTGTAAATatgtggagagaaaaaaaaggcctaaTAGGAATGTTCTTAGCTGCTTCTGAAAGTTGGAAGTTTttcctctgaaaaaaaaaaattctccttAGTCTCACttttgaattgtattttttctgcttttcttgtcttattctaataaaatcaaatgattTAAGATATTGGACtgacaaaaacagttatttattcATAAGAAATCAATCGGAGCCTTAAGAAAAGCTgacctggttaaaaaaaaaaaaggcaacaaaattgGAAATCATTTTAGTAATCATTTCAAAAGTGAAAAAGTGGTCAGCACAGAGGCATATTTGTCAGTATCAGAACTTTGTACATAACCTAGtgctaaataaacattttgcattTCCTGAATTATCATCAAGGATCACTACGAAACTGTTCacattattcaaataaaacgACAAGTAAAGAACAGGAAAATACTCACAGGTTTTGGTTAAAGTTTCCCTCATAACTCAAAATTGTCAGTGAGCACAGTGAAAATAGTTCATATCTTTTAAAGGAGAgatctgtggaaatgttataaacaaaaatatcttacctgttgtgaaTAACTTCACTTTAGAGAAACCGTttgactgacgagctaacggctagtctgagcaggaccaaagtggatcgctgctgTCATAAAACAACTTCTATTGCACATCAGgcaaacgctattttataaacttctaCTCTgccatttatttcacattacaaTGATCTTCTTTCAGAAATATGATATTTCAGGAAGAAGAACCtcagtgctacagctagctgcttctgcTTGCAAACAGCCTATATCCTAAGTAAGTAACCACGTAACTGGAAATTGATGATGTTGTAAAGGctcataaaataacatttacataaactggagttgttttaaacgAGCGGAAACCCACTTTATTTCTTAGCTCCACTTGGACTAACCGTTAGCTCGTTAGTCTGCAAACcaaagttgtttaaagagctatctacaacaggtaagatattaattgtttataagtTTTCCAACAGAACCTCACTTCCAGAGATTTGAACTGtacctttaaatataaaagtgttACAAACAATGGTTCAGGACAGTAGTTGACTTGGAAGCACTTTAAAGctttacattttgttaacaatatgaaacaacatttaggcgttatggaaaaaaaaaaaagacaactgatCAGGAGTGGGTGGTCAGAGGATCACCAAGGCATGCACGGGTCGGGGCAGTCCCGGATGTACGACTCCAGTTTGCCCCCTGATACTTCCATCAGAGTTGTGTATGTGGTCAGCTgaaaagacagtaaaaaaattaaagatctCAGCATATCAGTCAAACCAGATTCTTGTTATAAAAGCGCTCACCTTGTTTAACACTGGTTTGGTTGAGAGCACGTCATACAGCGTTTTCACAGAGATGTTCTGCAGGAAGAAGGTGACACATCAGAAGGTGTCGCGTTTCACCAAAACAGGAATTTCAGCCGACTTGTAAGTTCagactaaaacagtttttttcaggGAGAAATCGAGCCCAGCTCTGGGCTCAGAACTCACAGCCTGTGTGGTCTGGTTCATACACTTCATGGCAGGAGTCCTCCGATCATCCAGGAAGAAAGGGTCCTCCCAGTGGTCGTAGTTCGTCTCCAGGACGTACCAGCGGCCCAGTTTCACATCAATCCTGAGCACAGGAAGTCAGTTAAAACCCTAAAAATGTGACCTGCAGTCTCAGAGAGGAACACGGTTATGAAACTTCAATCAGGTGATCTGAAAGCAACGATGTTGACAGTTCCTGGTTGGGCAAGAGCTCCACAAGATCAACACATCGTAACGACTTGTGACCCGACTTCTTTCGACATCACATTTCCATACTGATTGTGCAGGGAGACTTTTACAAGCACACAcgatctcaaaaaaaaaaaacctagacAAGCATCGCCCAAAAGCGCCAACAAATTCTGTATTAAGCTGAGCTCGTGCGAAACGCTTCAAAGCTGGCGTTCAGTACTCACTCCAAGACATCAATACTGAGCAGCCTGGACCTGGTGATGATGCAGCCCTGCCCTGTTTGGTTTCCCCCGAGGATGAAGTACGCTGGAGCGAGCATCTTCGTCTGAGCCAGTGTCTTCTTGGCTTCCTCGTAGCTGATGGGAAACGatataaaagtcatttttaaaattcagtttcatAGTAGAAAAATTCAGCTCTAACGTCTAGGTCATGCATTAgactctggtttttatttttaattgtagttttttttataatcaatCTCAGTAAATTATGCTTTCATTGCTGTCATAATTTACCACCTTgcattagctttttttttttaagaagttcTGATTGAACTATTTTCTCCTTCAGGGTGTTAAAAATATCAAGTGAAGCAAAGGAAAGTAGTAACTTCTCAAATGCCagttaaatgtcaaaataagaataataactGTACCTATTTGCATTTTCTAGAACGGATCGGGTGAGAAAGCTCATCCACATCCCATCTCTTTGTCCCAGGATCCATTCCAGGATTCCTGATCGACATCACAACAAGCAGTCAAAAATACGTCGGGCATTCAGGTGCCGTAGTTGAAAAGCAGTGCTGAGAACTCACCGATGTATCCTCCGTCGAGGCTGAAGCGCTCATTCATCGTCAGCGTGAAGACATGCTggcagaggggaaaaaaaaaaaaaatgttcttttgtctttctttttttttttagacatcaAAAAGTGCACAGCTCTTCAGTTAGGATGTTCAAATCACTCACAGGCTTGATGCCGGTGAGCATGCCAACATAGCCGGCAAAGTTCGTCGACTTAAAAACCGTCTTGTTGTTTCTTCTGAAGTCCAGGTTGACCACGAGGGGCTTCAGCTTCTCGCTGATGGTCCAAGACTTGTTTTTCACGTCCCAGCTGCAAAGAGGAGCACGTTCTCACACCAACATGAGCCAAGGCTGCACTTAAAtatgtcaaacagaaaaaccctTGATGCTCTTACCCCAAAAACAGTCCAAAGTCTAAGTTCCGTCCGTGAAAGAGGTTACCTGTTAACAGCACCAAAGCCCCAAAACATGTCACTACatgcacagattttattttttattagaagtTATTAACAAATCTCCATCCTGGACTCACCTTTCTTGTCCTCTGCAACAACTGATGTGCACACGGTGAACACCTCATAGAAGATGTTAAACAGGACAACTTCACCTGAATCattaggaaaagaaaacaggacaaagGTTAGTTAGGTGGGTTGTTTTTATATGcactaaataatttattattttggtgCGTTTCTTACCAAGAGGAACCCCTGAAACTTCAGCGATTCCTTTGATCTCGTCACGAAATGGATTAGGGAGCGTGCCCACCATTAGAGGCTGCGGAGCACAATGAACTCCTGCAATCATCCAAGCTTTCATCTCAGCAGAAACGGGGGAGAAAATGAGACACTCACCAGCGTGATGTCGACCAGCTCTATCAGCCGTCCGCTGGGCACAAACGCATCTGCCAAGTCTCTGATGGCTTGGATCATGGTGGCCAGCTAAAAGCGAGGAGCCACATTAACGCCGGGCTTAAAAACGTGTTATTGTGAGGCACTTTGCAGTCGGCTTacgtctttctttttgtctgagaTCACAGCCGTCCACCTCTTGTTGGGCGGCGAGTCGAGGTCCACGGTGTACCAGGCCACGTCTCCTTTGAACCTGGTTGGAGAGATCAATCCGTTAAAGCTGCTGGGAATGACAGCATCCCGTCCACAGCGCTACTGTACGCTGAAATCACCTCATTTCTGAGCTCTTAAGCATCAACTCGGCTCATTTACGACGAGCAGCAAATTGTGTTTTGATGAAGAAATAATCAATTTGTCTTTCAGGTTAGTGGAAAGTAATTAGGAGTtcagaatgtttttattacatcacCTTAATGCAGCTGCTGACAGGCTAATTGGACTGATTTATAACTAAatccaacaacaacagcaaaaaaaaaaaagataaaaataatgcaGAATTAAAACAGCCACCCTTTACGAACCTATTTTGAATGAACTTTAAAATCATTAGCACATTTGTTCTAAACAATTTATTGTagcagttttaatgaaacaaaaagtcaaaatggtTGCTgttgacaaataaaatcaaacgtTTTGATGAGGGGTTTATATCTTATTATAACTGGTTTAAAAGTTTTCCCTTTCAAAATATGGCGAACTCGCAACACGCATCGTAATACTCGGGATATACTGGCAGACTGTAGAGTAACGATTCTCGTAACGAGTTTTCATGATATCAGAATAAGTTTCACCATAAAAGAAGAACCCAAACAATAGATCTAAAGTagtagttttactttttaaaaatgttttgcagtcATCATAGTTGCTTTGGTGTGAAGACTTACAGGAGGGGAGACAATGGGCGAATTTAGTCGGTTGCAGTCTGCAGCatcaccactagatggcacgAAATTGTGATTTATTCATATtagatttaaaggtttattggCATTAATGAGCAATCtgtcaattattttttattcctacTTTAATATTAGTGGCAAGAAAGTGCACAAGGAAGGTCTGAGCTAAATTCTTGATTAATAAATGTTCTTAATTTACATATGGAACTGAAGCGTGCTAcacttttaaatcattattatcacaaatgtaataaaatatttatgatgCATTCAAAGACGTTAACTTCTAAGTAAACAGATGTAGAAATCGGTGAGACGTTTGTGTTCACCtcagacaaactgaaaacagaatatttattgatttttctgcGTCAGAGGGCTCAGGACAAGTTACAAAATGTCTCAGCAGCTTAGCATCGAAAATGCAAATGACTACTCAAAAGGAAGAAGTCACACTTTCTACGTTTTTGGCGGCGCAGGTGTCCCTCCGGGTAAATACCACTCTGTAACCCGAAGGCTGAATGTTGACTTTTACAGGAGAAAGTGAAGGCAGCAGGGCTCAGCTGTGAAGCCTGACTCACAACATCGGCGGACTTATCGTTCAACAATATTCCTGACACTTACGTGGGACCATTCGGTGGGTACATGTCCGCCCGACAGTCTTCTGTGTACTGTAAAGAAACAACACTAACAGCTGTGAACAACCAAACTAAAGAGGACAGGATCTTACTTAACTTTGAAAACACAGTCAACAGTGTCTCAAAGTGAACAACGACCGAGCCGAAACGAAGCTTACCGGCGGTACAAACTGTGTGGAGGTGACGGAGAGAGAAGCggccaaaacaagaaaagtaaaGTGTCCCATTTtgaaaagcagctgtttgaCAGCTGAGCTTCTGTTCTTTATCACAACACTTCCGGAAGTTACTTTTGTTGTACCTCGTGACTCCGGACTGATCTGTCACGCAAATGGGGAACACTTTACCTCAGAAATGGATATTAAACgtacaaatgaaaacaacaatttaaaaatataagtcTTAAGCTATCACTTCATTTATTCGCTATCGCCAAACGTTGGGcaaaacattcacacaaacgATATATCCCGCCCCGGCCACCCCTCCAGTGTCAGGTTAATGGTATGTTCCTGTGGATATGGGAGTAAACCACAAACAGCCCACATGTGGTTGATATCACTCATTTCCTCACGTGACTcctgatttttctgtttaaacagtGTCCAAACATGTTTGCGAACCAGTTTGGCCTCATAGTAGCTTTACATTTGGTTTCATATCAACTAAATCTACACTTTAAGACCACAACATGGACGGACTGTGAAACAAGTGGCACAAATGCATAATTACATTATAGACACCTTACAAACTTTTACACCACACTAAAGGTCAGTAAAACCACACTGGACAAAAACCCTAATTAACACTTATTTCAGTGTGTGTGGACGGGTACAATCTGAATTCAGTCACTTGATCGTCTCACATAGCTCGTTTATCAGTTACGCTGAGACAGTAAACAACACctgaataacatttttttttttacagatgtgagAATAAACACAATAATCAACTGTTATGCGTCTTTGTGgcaacacaaatacaaacacgggatatgtttcattaaatgtgatgacagttttttttccccccacatttGCTTTTAACAGCTGTACTTCAATGTGTGAGTGTCTGCTGGAGCTGTGCTTTTAACCAGAGTGAAATAAAAGAGAGGAAGACAACAAAAGAGACTGTTGACATGACTAAAAGTACCTAGAATTGTAATAAATAATAGAAGACTGCAAAGATAGGTGGTCAATGGTGTATACTTAGAGGGCAATTGTTTAACTGTTTAATTATTGTACCCTGGATCTGGCGAATGTTTAGTGAAACCAAATAAATAGGATTAACAAAGCTCACAGCAGTGGTTATTAGTGAAAGCAggagcatttccacacacacaaggtGAACTGAAACCAAACTGGAACCTAACAGCCTTTTTGTAGTCTTATTAAAACTCATCTGTGAGCACagtcaataaaaaaaggcttcagtttgctACGTAGTacaaagattggactctggagcaatcaGACTCCAGATTTACCCCGGAACAGAGGGACGGGTGAACCAGGAGGGTGGCGAACGAAGCGACATGCCCATCATGTCCTGTGCATCCTGTACAAATGTGAACGGCAGTGTTTGATAAGCTGAAGGTTCTGGAACATTATGTGGCTAAAAAAACTAAGTTACTGTACCAAATGTGTTGCCAAAATACAGTTAAACTGAAGCTCTTTCTGGGATATTTTTGAAGCCTCGTGATCCCCCGGAGCCGGACACTCTGGTGAATAATCGGCCATTAGTCCAAAGACAGATACAGTACATCTCTATTAGTGGCTAAAACTTGCTTTATTAATCTTCCCACATTCTGAATCATGTAGGTGGATTTAACATGATGGTTTCACACAACATAATTCTTTACAAAATCTCTGGAGCACAGCCTGAAGTCAAACAGTCCCAGTATCAATAAATCATACACTGATTTGTTTACGTTGGTCTCGAGGCAAATTAAACATACATGAC of the Kryptolebias marmoratus isolate JLee-2015 linkage group LG3, ASM164957v2, whole genome shotgun sequence genome contains:
- the asah1b gene encoding N-acylsphingosine amidohydrolase (acid ceramidase) 1b, with the protein product MGHFTFLVLAASLSVTSTQFVPPYTEDCRADMYPPNGPTFKGDVAWYTVDLDSPPNKRWTAVISDKKKDLATMIQAIRDLADAFVPSGRLIELVDITLPLMVGTLPNPFRDEIKGIAEVSGVPLGEVVLFNIFYEVFTVCTSVVAEDKKGNLFHGRNLDFGLFLGWDVKNKSWTISEKLKPLVVNLDFRRNNKTVFKSTNFAGYVGMLTGIKPHVFTLTMNERFSLDGGYIGILEWILGQRDGMWMSFLTRSVLENANSYEEAKKTLAQTKMLAPAYFILGGNQTGQGCIITRSRLLSIDVLEIDVKLGRWYVLETNYDHWEDPFFLDDRRTPAMKCMNQTTQANISVKTLYDVLSTKPVLNKLTTYTTLMEVSGGKLESYIRDCPDPCMPW